The nucleotide sequence ATCACCCGGTCCTCGAGCACGCCGCCCAGGCCGGGGACACGGACTCCTGGGTCCGACGCCATGGGGGCGAGGACGATGATGCGGTCGGCGTCGGCCGGGGAGATGAGGTCGACCGACGCGGTGGACGCGGCGCCGCCGTCGACGAAGCTCCTGGTGCCGATGGTCACCGGTCGCATCCAGCCGGGGATCGCCCACGATGCGCGCAGGGCCTCCGACACGGTTGCCGGCGGCGCGTCAGGGGCGCCGAAGGCAACCCGCTCGCCCCGTTGGTAGTCGTAGGCCACCATGCGGACGGGCCGAGCGAGGTGCCCGGTGGAGTCGGTGAAGTCGTCGGCGAGCTGCTGTAGCCAGGCTTGGCTGCCCGTGCCCCGCGGCACTAGGCCGGTGAGAGCGGCGAGGCCCGACTGGGTCTTGAGCAGGGACGGGTTCAGCAGGGGCAGCCGTGGAAGAGGCGGTCGTCCGGACGGGGTGTTCTCGAGGTGCCGACGCAGGCGGGGATCGTCACTCTCTTCCCGCTGCATCGCCACGAGGTCATCGACGGTGGCGCCGCCGCCGAGGATGGTGAGCAGCTCCGCCCCGGCTGAGGTGCCCTGCACGACGCTGGCCTGGGCGGGGTCGAACCCCGACTCGTCGGCGAGCGCCTTGAGCGTGGCGATGATCCAGGCGCCACCGATCGTGCCCCCGCAGCCGATGACCAGCGCTGTCCTGGTCATCGCCCGCGTCCCTGGGCGCGGGCCAGGTTGGCCACTGTGGACAGCTGGTTCACGGCTCGAATGCGCCGAGTGATCATGAGAACCCCCTCTGCTGGAGT is from Rhodococcus sp. X156 and encodes:
- a CDS encoding patatin-like phospholipase family protein; its protein translation is MTRTALVIGCGGTIGGAWIIATLKALADESGFDPAQASVVQGTSAGAELLTILGGGATVDDLVAMQREESDDPRLRRHLENTPSGRPPLPRLPLLNPSLLKTQSGLAALTGLVPRGTGSQAWLQQLADDFTDSTGHLARPVRMVAYDYQRGERVAFGAPDAPPATVSEALRASWAIPGWMRPVTIGTRSFVDGGAASTASVDLISPADADRIIVLAPMASDPGVRVPGLGGVLEDRVIRRPMSATLAAEIATARARGQHVVPILPSAADLAGLGAHFMLRSRRRRAFESAMRTAPTTVRAALEAEAAAQDR